In a single window of the Terriglobus roseus genome:
- a CDS encoding LLM class flavin-dependent oxidoreductase, with the protein MSSLRVSVLDLVGMKPGETAGSAIARTVETAQHVERLGYTRFWLAEHHSIAGLACSATSVLIGHVAQQTSTIRVGSGGVMLPNHAPLVVAEQFGTLASIYSNRIDLGLGRAPGSDQPTMRAMRRDLRTTGDDFPELVAEVQQFLGAPRPGQIVHAIPGEGTRVPITLLGSSGFSAQLAGQMGLPFAFAAHFAPQYAQQAMELYRSNFRPSEWLDKPYAMAGLPVLAADTDAQAKRLLTTPQQRFLSLVRNQAVELKPPVESMDGLWNAGEREAVEARLALSVVGDAAAVKARLQRIADWLGLDEILAVTDTYDQADRLRSYEILAEVAKGIEVRAAVAA; encoded by the coding sequence ATGAGCAGTCTCCGCGTCTCCGTTCTGGATCTGGTTGGCATGAAGCCCGGCGAAACTGCCGGTTCGGCCATTGCGCGCACGGTTGAAACAGCGCAGCACGTCGAGCGGCTGGGCTACACACGCTTCTGGCTGGCCGAGCACCACAGCATCGCCGGCCTGGCATGTTCCGCAACGTCGGTGCTAATCGGCCATGTGGCGCAGCAGACGTCGACCATCCGCGTCGGCAGCGGCGGCGTGATGCTGCCGAACCACGCGCCGCTGGTGGTTGCGGAGCAGTTCGGAACGCTTGCTTCGATCTATTCAAACCGCATTGATCTGGGACTCGGACGTGCTCCTGGTTCAGATCAGCCGACGATGCGTGCCATGCGCCGCGACCTTCGCACGACGGGCGACGACTTCCCGGAACTGGTGGCAGAGGTGCAGCAGTTCCTCGGTGCGCCCCGACCGGGACAGATCGTCCATGCCATCCCGGGTGAGGGAACACGCGTGCCGATTACTTTGCTGGGATCCAGCGGCTTCAGTGCGCAGCTTGCCGGACAGATGGGCCTGCCGTTCGCCTTTGCCGCACACTTTGCGCCGCAGTATGCGCAGCAGGCGATGGAGCTGTACCGCAGCAACTTCCGCCCGTCCGAGTGGCTGGATAAGCCGTACGCGATGGCCGGTTTGCCGGTCCTTGCGGCCGACACCGATGCGCAGGCCAAACGCCTGTTGACGACGCCGCAGCAACGCTTCCTGTCGCTGGTGCGCAACCAGGCCGTGGAATTGAAGCCGCCCGTGGAGAGCATGGATGGTCTTTGGAACGCGGGCGAACGAGAGGCTGTGGAAGCTCGTCTGGCACTGTCGGTCGTTGGCGATGCAGCGGCAGTGAAGGCACGTCTGCAGCGCATCGCGGACTGGCTTGGACTCGATGAGATCCTCGCCGTCACCGACACGTACGATCAGGCCGATCGTCTTCGGTCGTACGAGATCCTGGCGGAAGTAGCGAAGGGCATCGAAGTACGCGCTGCTGTTGCAGCGTAA
- a CDS encoding nuclear transport factor 2 family protein, with amino-acid sequence MPTPTELTVAEYFAAIRAMDVERCVAVFAPEAEQHDPVGTPPNVGHDAIRAFFTGIFTGFQVVGLTENQVFVNGTSGAVKWTGNGTAHNGKSVTFEGVDVLDCNDEGKIVKVRAFWDPAPVMAAVAD; translated from the coding sequence ATGCCCACACCTACCGAGTTAACCGTCGCCGAATACTTTGCTGCGATTCGCGCCATGGATGTTGAGCGCTGCGTTGCCGTCTTCGCTCCTGAAGCGGAACAGCACGATCCGGTGGGCACGCCCCCGAACGTAGGTCACGACGCTATCCGCGCTTTCTTTACGGGAATCTTCACTGGCTTTCAAGTGGTTGGCCTGACCGAGAATCAGGTGTTCGTGAATGGCACGTCCGGTGCGGTGAAGTGGACTGGTAATGGCACCGCGCATAACGGCAAGTCCGTAACCTTTGAGGGCGTGGACGTGCTGGACTGCAACGACGAGGGAAAGATCGTAAAGGTTCGTGCGTTCTGGGATCCTGCGCCGGTGATGGCAGCGGTCGCCGACTGA
- a CDS encoding spinster family MFS transporter — protein MSAETKPAIAPNAKAATVALVLLTALNLVNYIDRYILPGVQEMVKSEFHVSDERIGALTMWFFVTYIVTAPLTGWLGDHFPRKPLIVIGALLWSGTNLFTAMVHNFDGLLVRHAALGIGEASFGIYAPALLADFYGPEARNRALTIFNIAIPVGAAMGYSLGAFIAESHGWRNAFYVSAIPGIAIAVLILFVMKEPKRGETDSGRKGKSKAAVADLIKNPAYLTATMGYAMSTFTIGGISAWIPSFLQREAGMTAAHAGFTVGAITAVTGLLGTAIGGWWAQRWLKTDHRALYWVCAIGPAICVPFALLCFFGPKATMLPALAIAELALFLGSGPVNAAIVNAVSAQVRSTALAGQLLLIHLFGDVPSPRIIGFVSDRSNLRWGLGVTVFALLASSLFQWFGSRYAPEESDVKAVAV, from the coding sequence ATGAGCGCGGAGACGAAGCCAGCAATTGCCCCCAATGCCAAGGCAGCAACCGTAGCGCTGGTGCTGCTGACCGCGCTGAACCTGGTCAACTACATTGACCGGTACATCCTGCCGGGCGTGCAGGAGATGGTGAAGTCGGAGTTCCACGTCTCTGACGAGCGCATTGGCGCGCTGACGATGTGGTTCTTTGTGACTTACATCGTCACCGCGCCACTGACGGGTTGGCTTGGCGATCATTTTCCCCGTAAGCCGCTGATCGTCATCGGCGCGCTGCTGTGGAGCGGTACGAACCTCTTCACGGCGATGGTGCACAACTTCGACGGCCTGCTCGTTCGGCACGCGGCGCTGGGCATTGGCGAGGCCAGTTTTGGGATCTACGCGCCGGCGCTGCTGGCCGATTTCTACGGTCCTGAGGCGCGCAACCGTGCGCTGACCATCTTCAACATTGCGATTCCTGTTGGCGCGGCCATGGGGTACAGCCTTGGCGCGTTCATTGCTGAGTCGCATGGCTGGAGGAACGCCTTCTATGTCTCGGCGATTCCAGGCATTGCGATCGCCGTGCTGATCCTGTTTGTGATGAAGGAACCGAAGCGAGGCGAGACCGACTCCGGCCGCAAAGGGAAGAGCAAGGCCGCTGTCGCCGATCTGATCAAGAACCCCGCCTATCTCACCGCAACGATGGGCTACGCGATGAGCACATTCACCATCGGCGGCATCAGCGCCTGGATTCCCAGTTTTTTGCAGCGTGAGGCCGGTATGACGGCGGCGCATGCGGGTTTTACGGTCGGTGCGATCACGGCTGTTACGGGGCTGCTCGGTACCGCGATCGGCGGCTGGTGGGCGCAGCGCTGGCTGAAGACCGACCACCGGGCTCTGTACTGGGTCTGCGCAATTGGGCCGGCGATCTGTGTGCCGTTCGCGCTGCTGTGCTTCTTCGGCCCGAAGGCCACGATGCTGCCCGCCTTGGCCATCGCCGAACTTGCTCTGTTTCTCGGCAGCGGACCGGTGAATGCGGCGATTGTGAATGCGGTCAGCGCGCAGGTGCGGTCGACTGCTTTGGCGGGGCAGTTGCTGCTGATCCACCTGTTTGGGGATGTGCCGTCGCCGCGGATCATCGGCTTTGTCAGCGACCGCAGCAACCTGCGGTGGGGGCTTGGCGTGACGGTCTTCGCGCTGTTGGCGTCGTCGCTCTTTCAATGGTTCGGCTCGCGGTATGCGCCGGAAGAGAGCGATGTGAAGGCTGTCGCAGTTTGA
- the queF gene encoding preQ(1) synthase, protein MKPIPDNRMNNTSPLYTDEHAAAGLDVAMPEIETWQNHFRSYEILIDDPEFTSVCPRTGLPDFGHLTVRYMPKDRCLELKSLKEYLFCYRNLGIFQENICNRVLDDMVKACDPVWAEVKGDFRPRGGISTVVTATYPRPHDQLTPTR, encoded by the coding sequence ATGAAGCCCATTCCCGATAACCGGATGAACAACACCAGCCCTCTCTACACGGACGAGCACGCGGCCGCCGGCCTCGACGTCGCCATGCCCGAGATCGAGACCTGGCAAAACCACTTTCGCAGCTACGAAATTCTGATCGACGATCCGGAATTCACCAGCGTCTGCCCACGCACGGGCCTGCCGGACTTCGGCCACCTGACGGTGCGTTACATGCCCAAGGACCGCTGCCTGGAGCTGAAGAGCCTGAAGGAATATCTGTTTTGCTATCGCAACCTTGGCATCTTCCAGGAAAACATCTGCAATCGTGTGCTGGATGACATGGTGAAGGCGTGCGATCCAGTCTGGGCCGAGGTGAAGGGCGACTTCCGTCCTCGCGGCGGTATCAGCACGGTGGTGACGGCAACCTACCCACGCCCACACGATCAGCTAACACCAACGAGGTAG
- a CDS encoding TIGR03435 family protein encodes MLPLLAPHASGQSQPATPRLSFDTASVHETKPGSEEQNSNVPLGPGNVYSPTGGLLVIHNYPLMGLISFAYRMTTGQQSTFADMAPAWVRDTRYSIVARTEKTDVTKDELRLMMRSLLAQRFAMAVHYESRLTPVFAAQLVKPGQPGPRLRPHPADGCSRAIPKEPADGATAAAETIDGGFPAICGGLLMMSSSTPTHFHIGARDVSIVSITSAMASWGDLAKPVVDQTGLAGNYDFAMEFTPKRPDPAPGAPAPPSEGAEPNFLYALRTQLGIKLEAQKQPVEVLLLDRIERLSEN; translated from the coding sequence ATGCTCCCTCTTCTCGCGCCTCACGCGAGCGGTCAGTCGCAGCCGGCCACGCCACGGCTCAGCTTTGACACTGCATCCGTCCACGAGACAAAACCCGGTTCCGAAGAACAGAACTCCAACGTGCCGCTCGGTCCCGGCAATGTCTACAGCCCGACGGGCGGCCTGCTTGTGATTCACAACTACCCGTTAATGGGCCTGATCTCATTCGCATATCGGATGACGACAGGGCAGCAATCGACCTTTGCGGACATGGCGCCTGCGTGGGTGCGGGACACGCGGTACAGCATCGTGGCACGCACGGAGAAGACGGACGTGACCAAGGACGAACTGCGTCTGATGATGCGGTCGTTGCTGGCCCAGCGCTTCGCAATGGCTGTGCATTATGAGTCGCGACTGACACCCGTCTTCGCTGCGCAACTGGTGAAGCCCGGACAGCCCGGCCCACGGCTGCGGCCTCATCCAGCGGATGGCTGCTCGCGCGCCATCCCGAAAGAACCAGCGGACGGTGCCACGGCGGCAGCCGAGACAATCGACGGGGGATTTCCGGCGATCTGCGGAGGTCTGCTGATGATGAGTTCCAGCACACCCACGCACTTTCACATTGGTGCACGTGATGTCTCCATCGTGTCGATCACAAGTGCAATGGCAAGCTGGGGTGACTTGGCCAAACCGGTCGTGGACCAGACAGGCCTTGCCGGTAATTACGACTTTGCGATGGAGTTCACGCCAAAGCGCCCAGACCCGGCCCCTGGTGCGCCCGCTCCACCCTCAGAGGGTGCGGAGCCTAACTTTCTTTACGCGTTGCGAACGCAGCTTGGAATCAAGCTGGAGGCGCAGAAGCAGCCAGTGGAGGTTCTGCTGCTGGATCGCATCGAGCGCCTGTCAGAGAACTAG
- a CDS encoding metal/formaldehyde-sensitive transcriptional repressor, with amino-acid sequence MAVVEKERQKLVARIKRIRGQVDTIERSLTTGDDCADVLMLLANVRGGINSLMAEVLEDHIRHHLLSNERSSAPPHELAEDMIDLVRAYLK; translated from the coding sequence ATGGCCGTCGTTGAAAAGGAAAGACAGAAGCTTGTCGCACGCATTAAGCGGATTCGCGGACAGGTCGACACCATCGAACGCTCGCTCACCACAGGCGACGATTGTGCGGACGTTCTGATGCTGCTCGCCAACGTTCGCGGTGGCATCAACAGCCTTATGGCAGAGGTATTGGAAGACCACATTCGCCACCACCTCTTATCCAACGAACGCAGCTCAGCCCCGCCCCATGAACTGGCGGAGGACATGATCGATCTGGTCCGCGCGTATCTGAAATAG
- a CDS encoding Nramp family divalent metal transporter, which produces METEAVNEQKGVVVRGEWQRRIMTFVMVFGPGLIVMEADNDAGAVSTYMQAGGQYGLHLLWLLVVLLPICYFIQEMVARLGIATGKGHAAMIYERFGKWWGRFSLIDLLAVNFLTLITEFAAISLALSALGISPYVSVPVSAVGLTMMVVTGSYLRWERIVIALCLMDLTWFVLAFVVHPQWAMVARNAIRPTVPAGGITSSLVFLVIAIVGTTIAPWQLFFQQSCVAEKRLRFADLKWARLDTLIGAVFTVCVAGAMMLVGNYGFEHKIAFQDPAQLALALGPIAGTFVRNGVLLLMVNAAVLGTTAISLASAWAYGEVQGWEHSLHKKLWEAPGFYATYIACVGAAAVIVLIPHVPLQLVIISVQVFAGLILPSAIIFLQLLLNDRELLGERWVNRPWNNIVNWTIIVVLFALSLLLAAQVILPNLFPK; this is translated from the coding sequence ATGGAAACGGAAGCAGTGAACGAACAGAAGGGTGTCGTGGTGCGTGGCGAGTGGCAGCGGCGCATCATGACATTCGTGATGGTCTTTGGCCCGGGCCTGATTGTGATGGAGGCCGACAACGATGCGGGTGCCGTGTCGACCTACATGCAGGCGGGCGGACAGTATGGTCTACACCTGCTGTGGCTGCTGGTGGTGTTGCTACCCATTTGCTACTTCATCCAGGAGATGGTTGCGCGCCTGGGCATTGCAACAGGCAAAGGCCACGCTGCGATGATCTATGAGCGGTTTGGTAAGTGGTGGGGACGGTTTTCCCTGATTGACTTACTCGCCGTTAACTTTCTCACGCTGATCACTGAGTTTGCGGCGATCTCACTTGCGCTGAGTGCTCTTGGCATTAGCCCCTATGTGTCCGTTCCGGTCTCTGCGGTTGGCCTGACGATGATGGTGGTGACCGGCAGCTATCTGCGCTGGGAGCGGATCGTCATCGCGCTGTGCCTGATGGACCTGACGTGGTTCGTTCTGGCGTTTGTGGTGCATCCGCAGTGGGCGATGGTCGCGCGCAACGCAATACGGCCAACCGTACCAGCCGGTGGCATTACCAGCAGCCTGGTGTTCCTGGTGATTGCGATTGTTGGGACGACGATTGCGCCGTGGCAGCTGTTCTTTCAGCAGAGCTGTGTCGCGGAGAAGCGTTTGCGGTTTGCCGATCTGAAGTGGGCGCGGCTGGATACGCTGATCGGTGCGGTGTTCACCGTGTGTGTGGCCGGCGCGATGATGCTGGTCGGAAACTATGGCTTTGAGCACAAGATTGCGTTTCAGGATCCGGCGCAGCTTGCACTGGCGCTGGGCCCCATTGCGGGAACCTTCGTTCGCAACGGCGTGTTGCTGCTGATGGTGAACGCCGCTGTACTGGGCACGACTGCGATTTCGCTTGCGAGTGCATGGGCCTATGGCGAGGTGCAGGGATGGGAACACTCACTGCATAAGAAGCTGTGGGAGGCGCCCGGCTTTTACGCGACGTACATTGCCTGCGTTGGAGCTGCGGCGGTGATCGTGCTGATACCGCATGTGCCGCTGCAGTTGGTCATCATCAGCGTTCAGGTGTTTGCGGGATTGATCCTGCCGTCAGCCATCATCTTTCTTCAACTGCTGCTGAACGACCGCGAACTGCTGGGCGAGCGCTGGGTCAATCGACCGTGGAACAACATCGTTAACTGGACGATCATCGTCGTGCTATTCGCGCTGTCACTGCTGCTGGCGGCGCAGGTGATCCTGCCGAATCTGTTTCCGAAATGA
- a CDS encoding M48 family metalloprotease, whose product MNLKNLVLVATLSVAAPFALSAQQTPTSTTPGSGSPTSTNPSNQGGNQPSTTKTGSGPTGGGPVTASKEDLEKARVEAAKNNNEPIPEPGDDLRKDIKKGSADDVAAAGTRDIGGRGMGNWFSTDWEVRNGKSYAVEIERSSHLVTDPVIVEYVNRVGQNIVKNSDAKVPFTIKVLDSDEINAMALPGGFFYVNSGLILACDEEAELAGVMAHEIAHVAAHHAARQMTRMEYAQIGMVPLMFIGGYTGYGIYEAAQIAVPLSFLSFSRTFEAQADWLGVQYMYRSGYDPQAFVQIFEKLQALEKRKPGVLARAFSDHPQTPDRIADSEKEIATILPARPDYVVSGSEFDDIKARLARIQNKRKVDGGKDGSKPTLRRTSASNNDPNSTTQDKSTDDRPTLGRRE is encoded by the coding sequence ATGAATCTGAAAAACCTAGTTCTCGTCGCGACTCTCTCTGTGGCAGCTCCGTTCGCGTTGAGCGCCCAGCAGACCCCTACGTCTACGACACCCGGCAGTGGATCTCCGACCTCCACGAATCCTTCGAATCAGGGCGGGAACCAGCCCTCGACCACGAAGACCGGCAGCGGTCCTACCGGCGGTGGGCCGGTCACGGCCTCCAAGGAAGATCTGGAGAAGGCTCGCGTCGAAGCCGCCAAGAACAACAATGAGCCCATCCCCGAGCCGGGCGATGACCTGCGCAAGGACATTAAGAAAGGCTCGGCTGACGACGTGGCTGCCGCTGGCACGCGTGACATCGGTGGCCGCGGTATGGGTAACTGGTTCTCGACGGACTGGGAGGTTCGCAACGGCAAGTCGTACGCCGTTGAGATCGAGCGTTCGTCGCACCTGGTGACTGATCCGGTCATCGTCGAATATGTGAACCGCGTCGGCCAGAATATCGTCAAGAATTCGGACGCGAAGGTGCCTTTCACCATCAAGGTGCTGGACTCTGACGAGATCAACGCCATGGCGCTACCGGGCGGCTTCTTCTACGTGAACAGCGGCCTGATTCTCGCCTGCGATGAAGAGGCGGAGCTTGCTGGTGTCATGGCGCATGAGATTGCGCATGTCGCGGCGCACCATGCAGCGCGCCAGATGACGCGTATGGAGTACGCACAGATTGGCATGGTGCCGCTGATGTTCATCGGCGGCTACACCGGCTACGGTATCTATGAGGCCGCGCAGATCGCGGTGCCCCTAAGCTTTCTGTCTTTCTCGCGAACCTTTGAGGCTCAGGCGGACTGGCTGGGTGTGCAGTACATGTATCGCTCCGGCTACGATCCGCAGGCGTTCGTGCAGATCTTTGAAAAACTGCAGGCGCTTGAGAAGCGCAAGCCGGGCGTACTCGCCCGCGCTTTCTCTGATCATCCGCAGACGCCGGACCGTATCGCAGACTCTGAGAAAGAGATCGCGACGATCCTGCCAGCTCGCCCCGACTACGTCGTCAGCGGCTCCGAGTTCGACGATATCAAGGCCCGCCTGGCCCGAATCCAGAACAAGCGCAAGGTGGATGGCGGCAAGGACGGCAGCAAGCCCACACTGCGTCGCACGTCAGCCAGCAACAACGATCCCAATAGCACCACGCAGGACAAGAGCACAGATGATCGCCCAACCCTTGGCCGCCGCGAATAG
- a CDS encoding CopG family ribbon-helix-helix protein, protein MQGWGEILAMVTILTPETEAALDRIAARSGRSREQLANDALQYYVSWFEHEEEKVTEARAAIDLGDFIDHDQFFDELESRYSG, encoded by the coding sequence ATGCAGGGATGGGGAGAGATTCTTGCCATGGTCACGATCCTCACCCCCGAGACGGAAGCTGCACTGGACCGCATCGCAGCTCGTTCCGGAAGGTCACGGGAGCAGTTGGCGAACGATGCGCTGCAATACTACGTCAGCTGGTTTGAGCATGAAGAAGAAAAGGTCACGGAGGCTCGTGCTGCCATCGACCTTGGGGATTTTATCGATCATGATCAGTTCTTCGACGAGCTGGAGTCGCGTTACAGCGGATGA
- a CDS encoding inositol-3-phosphate synthase, translating into MKESLVTPAAASIAPAQGKLGIMIPGMGAVATTLIAGVEAVRRGMAKPIGSMTQMGTIRLGKRTADKAPLIRDFAPIAPLEDLVFTGWDIFGGNLFEAAKTAQVLDRDQLEEMRPFLEGIEPMPAAFDQRYVKRLDPKRIKTGKNKCDLANQIRNDIAEFKTKSDRQVMIWTGSTEIYITETAVHQSLAAFEKGLVEDDENIAPSMLYAWACLKEGVPCINGAPNLSCDIPAMRELSRQMGAPIAGKDFKTGQTFIKTVLAPALKVRQLGLAGWYSTNILGNRDGEVLDDPDNFKTKEESKLGVLEYILQPEKNPDLYKDFYHKVRINYYPPRGDNKEGWDNIDLFGWLGYPMQLKVDFLCRDSILAAPLALDLCLYMDLAARTPALKNLGIQEWLSFYFKAPDTAPGVYPEHDLFIQNMKLKNTLRHIMGQSLVTHLGLDYYGE; encoded by the coding sequence ATGAAGGAATCATTAGTAACGCCGGCAGCGGCATCGATCGCACCAGCGCAGGGAAAGCTCGGCATCATGATCCCGGGCATGGGCGCCGTGGCTACCACACTGATCGCGGGTGTCGAGGCCGTGCGTCGCGGCATGGCAAAGCCCATTGGCTCCATGACGCAGATGGGCACCATCCGCCTGGGCAAGCGGACCGCCGACAAGGCACCGCTCATCAGAGACTTCGCGCCGATTGCGCCACTGGAAGACCTGGTCTTTACGGGGTGGGACATCTTCGGTGGAAACCTGTTCGAGGCAGCGAAGACCGCGCAGGTTCTGGACCGCGACCAGCTTGAGGAGATGCGTCCGTTCCTTGAGGGCATCGAACCGATGCCGGCAGCGTTCGATCAGCGTTACGTCAAGCGGCTGGATCCGAAGCGAATCAAGACCGGTAAGAACAAATGCGATCTCGCAAACCAGATCCGCAACGACATCGCGGAGTTTAAGACGAAGTCTGACCGCCAGGTGATGATCTGGACCGGATCGACCGAAATTTACATCACTGAAACTGCCGTCCACCAGTCGCTGGCAGCGTTTGAAAAAGGACTGGTGGAGGACGACGAGAACATTGCGCCGTCCATGCTGTATGCGTGGGCCTGCCTGAAGGAGGGTGTGCCCTGCATCAACGGCGCACCGAACCTGTCCTGCGACATTCCTGCGATGCGCGAATTGTCCAGGCAGATGGGAGCGCCCATCGCCGGGAAGGACTTCAAGACTGGCCAAACCTTTATCAAAACCGTGCTCGCTCCAGCTCTGAAGGTTCGTCAGCTTGGCCTGGCTGGCTGGTACTCGACGAACATCCTTGGCAACCGCGATGGCGAAGTGCTGGACGATCCCGACAACTTCAAGACCAAGGAAGAGTCGAAGCTGGGCGTGCTGGAGTACATCCTGCAGCCGGAGAAGAACCCCGACCTGTACAAGGACTTCTACCACAAGGTCCGGATCAACTATTACCCGCCGCGCGGCGACAACAAGGAGGGCTGGGACAACATCGATCTCTTTGGCTGGCTGGGCTATCCCATGCAGCTGAAGGTCGACTTCCTGTGCCGTGACTCAATCCTGGCGGCGCCCCTGGCGCTGGATCTTTGCCTGTATATGGACCTTGCGGCCCGCACACCCGCGTTGAAGAACCTGGGCATCCAGGAGTGGCTGAGCTTTTACTTCAAGGCTCCGGACACAGCGCCGGGTGTGTATCCGGAGCACGACCTCTTCATCCAGAACATGAAACTGAAGAACACGTTGCGTCACATCATGGGCCAAAGCCTGGTGACGCACCTGGGTTTGGACTATTACGGCGAGTGA
- a CDS encoding carbohydrate kinase family protein, protein MQNVVTVDVVGVGLNATDTLIALARFPSIGQKVEFQTVQILPGGQTASAVVACQSWGLQTRYVGKLGDDSAAAIHRAAFDRAGVEAQILTAENTSSAQSIILVDGSGERTVLLKRDERLSLHPKDLRRNWIAGARALHVDGFDTAAATQAAMWAREDGIPVVADLDEIYPGVEHLLPLIDHLIVSRDFPARLTGEVDLEKALKKMRADYGSQITAATLGHDGVLAWDGKEFRYRPAYLVPVVDTTGAGDMFHAAYIYGLLAGWELDRQLDFACAAAALNCTASGARGGIRTVKAIEDLMQVGTLYPAVYPAPHDTVFA, encoded by the coding sequence ATGCAAAATGTTGTAACGGTCGACGTGGTCGGGGTTGGTTTAAACGCTACGGACACCTTGATCGCGCTTGCCCGCTTCCCTTCAATCGGACAGAAGGTCGAGTTCCAAACCGTCCAAATACTGCCGGGTGGCCAGACCGCCTCGGCCGTGGTGGCCTGCCAGAGCTGGGGCCTGCAGACGCGCTATGTGGGCAAGCTGGGTGACGATTCCGCTGCTGCGATCCACCGTGCGGCCTTCGACCGCGCCGGCGTCGAGGCGCAGATCCTGACGGCAGAGAACACCTCCAGCGCGCAGTCGATCATCCTTGTCGATGGATCGGGCGAGCGGACCGTTCTGCTCAAGCGAGACGAGCGCCTGAGCCTGCACCCGAAAGACCTGCGCCGGAACTGGATTGCCGGAGCACGCGCATTGCACGTGGACGGCTTCGATACAGCCGCGGCAACCCAGGCAGCGATGTGGGCACGCGAAGACGGGATTCCGGTCGTTGCGGACCTTGATGAGATCTATCCCGGCGTCGAGCACCTGCTGCCGCTAATCGATCACCTTATCGTCTCGCGGGACTTCCCTGCCCGGCTTACCGGCGAAGTCGATCTTGAAAAAGCTCTGAAGAAGATGCGGGCGGACTACGGCAGCCAGATCACGGCGGCGACACTCGGCCATGACGGCGTGCTCGCATGGGATGGCAAAGAGTTTCGCTACCGGCCCGCTTATCTCGTCCCGGTTGTGGACACCACCGGCGCGGGCGACATGTTCCACGCAGCTTACATCTACGGTCTGCTGGCCGGGTGGGAGCTGGACCGGCAGTTGGACTTCGCCTGCGCGGCTGCAGCCTTAAACTGCACTGCGTCCGGCGCGCGCGGTGGTATTCGGACCGTTAAAGCCATCGAAGACCTGATGCAGGTCGGGACGCTGTACCCGGCCGTCTATCCCGCACCCCACGACACGGTATTCGCCTGA
- a CDS encoding non-canonical purine NTP pyrophosphatase codes for MTIYVATSNPGKLRDFRAAAGAYPGITIEPLPGLANIPAPAEDAPDFEGNARAKAIYYSKFAPGAWVMADDSGLEVDALEGRPGVRSARFSEDVGVVATGGGLDENNNLALTLAMIEQTNRAARYRCALALAVDGAVELVTFGKLEGEILEEPEGDGGFGYDPLFHVPELGCTMAQVGMEDRMRVSHRGRALASLLRQWRPC; via the coding sequence ATGACTATCTACGTGGCTACGTCGAACCCCGGCAAGCTTCGCGACTTCCGCGCGGCTGCCGGTGCGTACCCAGGCATAACGATCGAGCCACTGCCGGGCCTCGCGAACATTCCCGCCCCTGCGGAGGACGCGCCGGACTTTGAAGGCAATGCCCGGGCAAAGGCGATCTACTACTCGAAGTTCGCGCCCGGTGCATGGGTGATGGCAGACGACTCCGGCCTGGAGGTCGATGCACTGGAAGGCCGCCCCGGGGTGCGTTCCGCGCGGTTCTCCGAAGACGTTGGCGTTGTCGCAACAGGCGGCGGCCTGGACGAGAACAACAACCTGGCCCTCACACTCGCGATGATCGAGCAGACGAATCGAGCCGCACGCTATCGCTGCGCATTGGCACTGGCTGTCGACGGTGCTGTCGAACTCGTCACGTTCGGCAAGCTCGAAGGTGAAATCCTGGAGGAGCCGGAGGGTGACGGCGGCTTCGGCTACGACCCACTCTTCCACGTGCCGGAGCTAGGCTGCACCATGGCCCAGGTCGGGATGGAAGATCGCATGCGCGTCAGCCATCGGGGCCGCGCACTGGCCTCGCTGCTCCGCCAATGGCGTCCCTGCTAA